A part of Sebastes fasciatus isolate fSebFas1 chromosome 10, fSebFas1.pri, whole genome shotgun sequence genomic DNA contains:
- the xiap gene encoding E3 ubiquitin-protein ligase XIAP, which yields MCDLRQDGNLEADHMADFSLMNSRLDSFRGSSLAQQVPADRLARAGFYFTGHADRVRCFSCQKTVENWCKGDTPVERHKEVSPSCRFLSCTHRTNYNPSCDTRLTNGSTYNEEAEDMEYRLRTGEVVDESTYPMAPHMRSEEARLQTLSSWPPTAPVRPRDLAQAGLFYVGESDRVQCFYCGGILGGWEAGDTAWGEHAKHYPYCFFILGHDVGNIPYQGDMEVEESGSRQHANTRVPMGSLEERLGSFSGILHPINHERLARAGFYCAGSGGDRVLCFRCGGGLKGWQPEEDPWEEHAKHYPGCSFLLAEKGQEFVNSIQLQDPRRNGATSSHQNGFSGHGNEVLQTAMAQKAIGMGLEPSVVEKTILEKISRTGSAYSTLEALMEDCLNNTPDSDAAKTQEKDEDPLEKLRKLQRERQCKICMDRDICIVFIPCAHLVSCKECSESLTKCPICCGAITQKIKTYIA from the exons ATGTGTGATCTCAGACAAGATGGCAATTTGGAGGCAGACCACATGGCTGACTTTTCCCTGATGAACAGCCGCCTGGACTCATTCCGTGGCTCCAGCCTGGCCCAGCAGGTACCAGCGGACAGATTGGCCCGGGCCGGCTTCTACTTCACTGGCCACGCCGATCGTGTCCGTTGTTTCAGCTGCCAGAAGACTGTGGAAAACTGGTGCAAGGGAGACACACCTGTAGAGAGGCATAAAGAG GTTTCCCCATCATGCCGGTTTCTCAGCTGCACCCACCGCACCAATTATAACCCGAGTTGTGATACCAGACTGACCAACGGTTCCACCTACAACGAAGAAGCAGAAGACATGGAATATCGTTTGAGAACGGGAGAGGTGGTTGATGAGTCCACCTACCCGATGGCCCCACacatgaggagtgaggaggCCCGGCTTCAGACCCTCTCTTCTTGGCCCCCTACTGCTCCCGTGAGACCCCGAGACCTGGCCCAAGCCGGCCTCTTCTACGTGGGGGAGAGCGACCGGGTGCAGTGTTTCTACTGTGGTGGCATATTGGGTGGCTGGGAAGCAGGGGACACCGCCTGGGGAGAACATGCCAAACATTACCCCTACTGCTTCTTCATCCTGGGGCACGATGTGGGCAACATCCCATACCAGGGGGAtatggaggtggaggagagcggCAGCAGACAACATGCAAACACTCGTGTCCCCATGGGGAGTTTGGAGGAGAGGCTTGGAAGCTTTTCAGGCATCCTGCACCCTATTAACCACGAGAGGCTCGCCAGAGCTGGCTTCTACTGCGCAG GCTCTGGAGGGGACAGGGTGTTGTGTTTCCGCTGTGGTGGAGGTTTGAAAGGCTGGCAGCCTGAGGAAGACCCCTGGGAAGAACATGCCAAACACTACCCTGG atgcAGCTTCCTGTTAGCAGAAAAAGGACAAGAATTTGTCAACAGCATCCAGCTACAAGACCCACGACGAAATGGAGCT ACTTCAAGTCATCAGAATGGATTTTCCGGACATGGGAATG AGGTGCTGCAGACTGCCATGGCTCAGAAGGCCATAGGGATGGGTCTAGAGCCCAGTGTGGTGGAAAAGACCATCTTGGAGAAAATCAGTAGGACAGGCTCAGCCTACTCCACCCTGGAGGCACTTATGGAGGATTGTCTCAACAACACACCAGACAGTGATGCTGCCAAGACACAGGAGAAAG atgAGGACCCACTGGAGAAACTACGGAAGctgcagagggagagacagtgcAAAATATGTATGGACAGAGATATTTGCATTGTCTTCATTCCATGTGCTCATCTGGTCTCTTGTAAGGAGTGTTCAGAGTCGCTCACCAAGTGTCCGATCTGCTGTGGAGCCATAACACAGAAGATCAAGACCTATATCGCCTAA